One window of the Desulfobaccales bacterium genome contains the following:
- a CDS encoding HD-GYP domain-containing protein: MVSTTIQALLRTLAARDPYTAHHSLRVTEIATCFAFYLGLSSREIVTLQNAVILHDIGKIGISDAILNKPGPLTPEERAIITTHPLIGDLIVEPLNLTPGEREIILLHHERWDGTGYPQGLAGSKIPLLCRLTSLADVYDAMTSDRPYRQRFSAAQTLAEIESQAGRLFDPDLTKKFVAFLSSARQKLPDRLPAPRLTFFRRAEGPGQTQTSASTHTTATKV; encoded by the coding sequence TTGGTCAGCACCACCATCCAGGCACTGCTCCGCACCCTGGCCGCCCGGGATCCTTATACCGCCCATCATTCCCTCCGGGTCACGGAGATTGCCACCTGCTTTGCCTTCTACCTGGGACTCAGCTCCCGGGAGATTGTCACCTTGCAAAATGCCGTGATTCTGCATGACATCGGCAAAATCGGCATCAGCGATGCCATTCTCAACAAGCCTGGCCCCCTCACCCCGGAAGAACGGGCCATCATCACCACGCATCCTCTCATCGGCGACCTCATCGTTGAACCCCTCAATCTCACCCCGGGTGAGCGGGAAATTATCCTCCTCCATCACGAACGCTGGGATGGCACCGGTTATCCCCAGGGCCTCGCCGGCTCAAAGATTCCTCTCCTCTGCCGCCTCACCTCTCTGGCGGACGTCTATGACGCCATGACCAGCGACCGCCCATACCGGCAGCGGTTTTCCGCGGCTCAAACCCTGGCCGAGATCGAAAGCCAGGCTGGGCGCCTCTTCGACCCCGATCTCACAAAGAAATTCGTGGCCTTTCTCTCCTCTGCCCGGCAAAAGCTCCCCGACCGCCTGCCTGCCCCTCGTCTGACCTTCTTCCGCCGGGCCGAGGGCCCGGGTCAGACCCAGACTTCGGCCTCCACCCATACCACAGCCACGAAAGTCTAG
- a CDS encoding response regulator, with product MAPGPLTLDILLAEDDPTLREALAAFLRHRGHRVTLARHGGEALAALQENDFSLVVTDLIMPVADGLEVLRAARRREPPPLVVIMTGYASIDSAIQAIREGAYDYLRKPFKLQEIEVAVVNAARLLALYQENQALLGRLADLSARLAGANPEAPGQIPPPPAASPARPSQPPGPDFERLRLLYQERLLSEPEFHTLKHRV from the coding sequence GTGGCCCCGGGCCCCCTCACCCTGGACATTCTCCTGGCGGAAGACGACCCGACGCTCAGGGAGGCCTTGGCCGCCTTTTTGCGGCACCGGGGTCACCGGGTCACCTTGGCCCGTCATGGCGGCGAGGCCCTGGCTGCCCTCCAGGAGAACGACTTTTCCTTGGTGGTCACCGACCTCATCATGCCCGTGGCCGACGGCCTGGAGGTGCTGCGGGCCGCCCGGCGCCGGGAGCCCCCGCCCCTGGTGGTCATCATGACAGGCTATGCCTCCATCGACAGCGCCATCCAGGCCATCCGGGAAGGGGCCTACGACTATCTGCGCAAGCCCTTCAAGTTACAGGAAATCGAGGTGGCGGTGGTCAACGCCGCCCGCCTCTTGGCCCTCTATCAGGAAAATCAGGCGCTCCTGGGCCGACTGGCGGACCTGTCGGCCCGTCTTGCCGGGGCCAACCCGGAGGCGCCAGGCCAGATCCCCCCGCCCCCGGCAGCGTCGCCGGCCAGGCCTTCTCAGCCCCCGGGTCCAGACTTCGAACGGTTGCGCCTCCTTTATCAAGAGCGTCTGCTGTCGGAGCCGGAATTCCACACCTTGAAGCACAGAGTCTGA
- a CDS encoding MBL fold metallo-hydrolase, protein MELIILPEKVGPLEILTYLVVCPESGEALVVDPGGPAPGLMARLHQEGWRLRWILNTHGHADHTAGNEHWAAATGAPVVMHRLDWEFFRRPEMQEEARREGFPPLTRVDVPVEDGHRLPLGRQEGLLLHTPGHTPGSLCLYFPGHLFTGDTLFVEAAGRTDLPGGSLEALIRSLADKILPLPDDTRIWPGHDYGGGFPSTLAAEKENNPYLTDFF, encoded by the coding sequence ATGGAGCTCATCATCCTCCCGGAAAAGGTGGGACCCCTGGAGATCCTCACCTACTTGGTGGTCTGTCCCGAGAGCGGCGAAGCCCTGGTGGTGGACCCGGGCGGGCCGGCCCCCGGTCTCATGGCCCGGCTCCACCAGGAGGGCTGGCGGCTGCGCTGGATCCTCAACACCCACGGCCATGCCGATCACACCGCCGGCAACGAGCACTGGGCGGCGGCCACCGGGGCCCCGGTGGTCATGCACCGCCTGGATTGGGAGTTCTTCCGGCGTCCGGAGATGCAGGAGGAGGCCCGCCGGGAAGGCTTTCCGCCCCTCACCCGGGTGGATGTGCCGGTGGAGGACGGCCACCGATTGCCCTTAGGCCGGCAGGAGGGCCTCCTGCTCCACACCCCCGGCCACACCCCCGGCTCCCTGTGTCTCTATTTCCCCGGCCACCTCTTCACCGGCGACACCCTCTTTGTGGAAGCCGCCGGCCGCACCGACCTGCCGGGGGGCTCCCTGGAAGCGCTTATCCGCTCCCTGGCGGACAAGATCCTGCCCCTGCCCGATGACACCCGCATCTGGCCGGGCCACGATTACGGCGGCGGCTTTCCCTCCACCCTGGCGGCGGAAAAGGAAAACAACCCCTACCTCACTGACTTCTTCTGA
- a CDS encoding L,D-transpeptidase family protein, which yields MWPLVLPVCALVLLSLFRPVVATPPPLPLYSTLSGGVEEVVVEKSVHLSHLALRKQVRWQVLARHNGISEPYRLKKGMTLTVNNTHIIPTELDHGLLINLPELTLYHFAQGVYQRRYALAVGRRSWPTPTGDYRIVNKAKNPTWIVPASIREEMAESGREVLERVPPGPNNPLGEYWLGTSAPGVGIHATNRPWSIGTSASHGCIRMLPEEIAQLFPQVEVGTPVKIIYRPVKLALVAERVYLEVHPDIYGREKKPLETVKTAAAAHGLTSRIDWDKAAQVVKAREGIATDISLTPAPGSGSTTAESPTPREMGLLPLQPRDRKVE from the coding sequence TGTGGCCCCTGGTTCTCCCGGTGTGCGCGCTCGTGCTGCTTTCCCTCTTTCGGCCCGTGGTCGCCACCCCCCCTCCCCTGCCGCTGTACTCCACTCTGAGCGGCGGGGTGGAGGAGGTGGTGGTGGAAAAAAGCGTCCACCTGAGCCATCTGGCCCTGCGCAAACAGGTCCGCTGGCAGGTGCTGGCCCGGCACAATGGCATCTCGGAACCCTACCGCCTCAAAAAGGGGATGACCCTGACCGTCAACAATACCCATATCATCCCCACCGAGCTGGACCACGGTCTGTTGATCAACCTGCCGGAACTGACCCTGTATCATTTTGCCCAGGGGGTTTATCAGCGGCGCTACGCCCTGGCGGTGGGGCGCCGCAGCTGGCCCACCCCCACCGGGGACTACCGCATCGTCAACAAGGCCAAAAACCCCACCTGGATCGTGCCCGCCTCCATCCGGGAGGAAATGGCGGAAAGCGGCCGGGAAGTGCTGGAGCGGGTGCCGCCAGGGCCCAATAACCCCTTGGGGGAATACTGGCTGGGGACCTCAGCCCCCGGGGTGGGCATCCATGCCACCAACCGCCCCTGGTCCATCGGCACCTCCGCCTCCCATGGCTGCATCCGCATGCTCCCCGAGGAGATCGCCCAGCTCTTCCCCCAAGTGGAGGTGGGAACGCCGGTGAAGATCATCTATCGGCCTGTCAAGCTGGCGTTGGTGGCGGAGCGGGTCTATCTGGAGGTGCACCCGGACATCTACGGGAGGGAGAAAAAGCCCCTGGAAACGGTGAAAACTGCGGCCGCCGCCCATGGCCTGACCTCCCGCATCGACTGGGACAAGGCGGCCCAGGTGGTGAAAGCCCGGGAGGGCATCGCCACGGATATCTCCCTCACCCCGGCGCCGGGCTCCGGCAGCACCACCGCGGAGTCCCCCACGCCCCGGGAGATGGGCCTTTTGCCTTTACAGCCCCGGGACCGGAAGGTAGAATGA